A genomic stretch from Burkholderia pyrrocinia includes:
- a CDS encoding ABC transporter permease, which produces MLTHSLADLKQSIASWRLWTLLGWLEIRQRYARSRVGPFWLTISMGVMISSLGVVYGTLFGQKMNEYLPFLACSLVLWGMFSATIQEGSVAYINSASYIRQMATPKLIYILQVVWRNLIVLAHNFVIVIILLAIFGVKRWETLPIFIPALFVYVINAMWIAMTISLLSARFRDLPQIVGALLQVAFYVTPIIFRPNSLTRFSFIVEWNPLAYLIDVVRSPLIGQMPSTTTWAVTIGMALIGWPVALFMTGRYLKRIPYWV; this is translated from the coding sequence ATGCTGACTCATTCACTTGCTGACCTCAAACAGAGCATTGCGTCATGGCGGTTGTGGACGCTGCTCGGCTGGCTCGAAATCCGGCAGCGCTATGCGCGCTCGCGGGTCGGGCCGTTCTGGCTCACGATCAGTATGGGCGTGATGATTTCATCGCTTGGCGTGGTCTACGGCACGTTGTTCGGGCAGAAGATGAATGAGTATCTGCCGTTCCTGGCGTGCAGTCTGGTGCTGTGGGGCATGTTTTCGGCAACCATCCAGGAAGGTAGCGTCGCATACATCAATAGCGCGTCCTACATCCGTCAGATGGCGACCCCGAAGCTGATCTATATCCTGCAAGTCGTCTGGCGGAACCTGATCGTCCTCGCGCATAACTTCGTGATCGTCATCATTTTGCTGGCGATCTTCGGCGTAAAGCGTTGGGAAACGTTGCCGATCTTCATTCCGGCGCTTTTCGTTTATGTCATCAACGCGATGTGGATCGCAATGACGATCAGCTTGCTGTCGGCACGGTTCCGCGACCTCCCGCAGATCGTCGGCGCATTGCTCCAGGTTGCGTTCTACGTGACGCCGATTATTTTCCGTCCCAACTCGCTGACCCGCTTTTCATTCATCGTCGAATGGAACCCGCTCGCTTACCTGATTGACGTGGTGCGCAGCCCGCTGATCGGGCAGATGCCGAGCACGACGACATGGGCGGTCACGATCGGCATGGCGCTGATTGGATGGCCTGTCGCGCTGTTCATGACCGGGCGCTATCTCAAGCGCATTCCGTACTGGGTTTGA
- a CDS encoding ABC transporter ATP-binding protein: protein MAYIELKNVTLDLPIFDVQGRSLKKQVLRMGRRNRIAEDNDGVIVVRALDNVNLRFERGDRVGLIGHNGAGKSTLLRAMAGIYPPTAGTVSRDGKVVPLLDIGLGMDENSTGMQNIRLRGLLLGMSDSEVRSKQREIAEFCELGDYLDLPIRTYSSGMKVRLAFAVSTAVDAEILLLDEVMGVGDASFMHKAEARLADLHSRAEVVVLAMHSNSEIRKVCNKVLWMERGSVRAFGPTEEVVSAYEATTA from the coding sequence ATGGCATACATTGAACTGAAGAACGTAACGCTCGATTTGCCGATCTTCGACGTGCAGGGGCGGTCGCTCAAGAAACAAGTGCTCCGCATGGGGCGGCGCAACCGGATCGCCGAGGATAACGACGGTGTGATCGTCGTGCGCGCGCTCGATAACGTGAACCTGCGTTTCGAGCGAGGCGACCGCGTCGGCCTGATCGGGCATAACGGTGCGGGGAAATCGACGTTGCTGCGAGCGATGGCGGGCATCTATCCGCCGACGGCCGGTACGGTCTCGCGCGACGGGAAAGTCGTGCCGCTGCTCGATATTGGCCTCGGCATGGACGAGAACTCGACCGGTATGCAGAATATCCGGCTCCGGGGGCTGCTGCTCGGCATGTCCGATTCGGAGGTTCGCTCGAAGCAACGCGAAATCGCCGAATTTTGCGAGCTCGGCGATTATCTCGACCTGCCCATTCGCACGTACTCCAGCGGGATGAAGGTGCGACTCGCGTTTGCGGTGTCGACCGCGGTCGACGCCGAAATCCTGTTGCTCGACGAAGTGATGGGCGTTGGCGACGCATCGTTCATGCACAAGGCCGAGGCACGACTGGCGGATCTGCACAGTCGTGCGGAAGTCGTCGTGCTCGCGATGCATTCGAACTCGGAAATTCGTAAGGTGTGCAACAAGGTGCTCTGGATGGAGCGCGGAAGCGTACGGGCGTTCGGGCCGACGGAAGAGGTCGTGTCGGCATACGAGGCCACAACGGCCTGA
- a CDS encoding glycosyltransferase family 2 protein has protein sequence MHKLVWLRAGAPGIIGRDDYVDWVCRYDQVDDATRDAIRQHIAGFNRLPLISVVMPVYNPKPEWFAAAIDSVRGQLYPHWELCIADDVSTDPAVRQLIERYMSEDRRIKAVFREENGHISAASNSALALATGEWVALLDHDDLLPEHALYHVANVIEQNPSVRMIYSDEDKIDESGVRHDPYFKCAWNPDLFYSHNMFSHLGVYERALMNEVGGFRVGYEGSQDYDLALRCSERTDVAAIHHIPHVLYHWRVHSRSTAFSSDAKPYAAVAGERALNEHFERRGVDCKVEYIGYGYRARYALPATQPLVSLIIPTRNAAQLVRQCISSIFEKTTYANYEVILIDNGSDDPEALRYFESIAGDPRIRVLRDDGPFNYSALNNAAVEHANGELIALLNNDIEVISPDWLSEMVALALQPDVGAVGAKLLYPDDTIQHAGLVLGILGVAGNAHKHLPRAARGYFGRAGLINAFSAVTAACLVVRTSIYREVGGLNEKDLAIAYNDVDFCLRVGEAGYRNVWTPFAELYHHESATRGRDDDPVRKARFDREFEYMKRRWEDRLEHDPFYSPNLTLARDDFGLAWPPRVEVPA, from the coding sequence ATGCACAAGCTCGTTTGGCTGCGGGCCGGCGCACCCGGAATCATTGGTCGCGACGACTACGTCGATTGGGTGTGTCGTTATGACCAAGTCGATGATGCGACGCGGGACGCCATTCGGCAGCACATTGCCGGTTTCAATCGTTTGCCGTTGATTTCCGTGGTCATGCCGGTCTATAACCCCAAGCCCGAATGGTTTGCCGCGGCGATCGATTCGGTACGCGGCCAGCTCTATCCGCATTGGGAATTATGTATCGCCGACGACGTATCGACCGATCCGGCCGTGCGTCAGTTGATCGAGCGCTACATGAGCGAGGACCGGCGTATCAAGGCCGTATTTCGCGAAGAGAACGGGCATATTTCTGCCGCCTCGAACAGCGCGCTGGCGTTGGCGACGGGCGAATGGGTCGCGCTTCTCGATCACGACGACTTGCTGCCGGAACATGCGCTTTACCATGTGGCGAACGTCATCGAGCAGAACCCTTCCGTGCGCATGATCTACTCCGACGAGGACAAGATCGACGAGTCGGGCGTGCGCCACGACCCTTATTTCAAGTGCGCATGGAACCCCGACTTGTTCTATTCGCACAACATGTTCAGTCATCTTGGCGTCTACGAAAGAGCGCTGATGAATGAAGTGGGAGGGTTCCGCGTCGGGTATGAAGGGTCGCAGGACTACGATCTGGCGCTGCGCTGCAGCGAACGCACGGATGTCGCGGCGATCCATCACATTCCACACGTGCTTTATCACTGGCGGGTTCATTCGCGGAGCACCGCCTTCAGCTCGGATGCGAAACCTTATGCCGCGGTCGCCGGAGAGCGGGCGCTCAACGAGCATTTCGAGCGGCGGGGCGTGGACTGCAAGGTCGAGTACATCGGCTACGGCTATCGTGCCCGGTATGCGTTGCCGGCGACGCAGCCGCTCGTCAGCCTGATCATTCCCACGCGCAATGCCGCCCAACTGGTGCGCCAGTGCATCAGCAGCATTTTCGAGAAGACCACGTACGCGAACTATGAAGTCATCCTGATCGACAACGGTTCCGACGATCCGGAGGCGTTGCGCTATTTCGAGTCGATAGCCGGGGATCCCCGTATTCGGGTCTTGCGCGACGACGGGCCGTTCAATTATTCCGCGTTGAACAATGCCGCCGTCGAACATGCGAACGGTGAGCTGATCGCGCTGCTGAACAACGATATCGAGGTCATATCGCCGGACTGGCTATCTGAAATGGTCGCGCTGGCGTTGCAACCGGACGTCGGGGCAGTGGGGGCGAAGCTTCTTTACCCGGACGATACAATTCAGCATGCCGGATTAGTGCTGGGCATTCTTGGCGTAGCCGGGAACGCCCACAAACATCTGCCACGCGCGGCGCGTGGATATTTCGGCAGAGCAGGCCTCATCAACGCCTTCTCGGCGGTAACTGCGGCTTGTCTTGTCGTGCGCACGTCGATCTATCGAGAGGTGGGCGGGTTGAACGAGAAGGATCTGGCGATCGCCTACAACGATGTCGACTTTTGCCTTCGCGTCGGTGAGGCCGGGTATCGAAACGTATGGACCCCATTTGCAGAGTTGTATCACCACGAGTCGGCCACGCGCGGACGTGACGACGATCCGGTCAGGAAAGCGCGCTTCGATCGCGAATTCGAGTACATGAAGCGACGTTGGGAGGACCGCTTGGAGCATGATCCTTTCTACAGCCCAAATCTGACTTTGGCGCGTGACGACTTTGGCTTGGCATGGCCGCCGCGGGTGGAAGTGCCAGCATAG
- a CDS encoding mannose-1-phosphate guanylyltransferase/mannose-6-phosphate isomerase, translated as MNVYPVVLCGGSGTRLWPMSRGGYPKQYLRLTGSHTLVQQTVRRLHGMADVNPPIVITNTEQRFLVADQLRSIEVAPSAVVLEPVGRNTAPAVAAAALLALEQTPDALLLVLPSDHVILDDAVFARIASTARDIANEGHLVTFGIEPTKPHTGYGYIRSSGALASHEGAYGVDAFIEKPDGATAERFLADGGYYWNSGMFMLKASVYLEELARFEPAVLKQVELALVQAKRDDDFVRLDPAAFQESPNISIDYAVMEKTDRAVMVATTGLNWSDIGSWAALAEISAADEDGNTMLGDVMTEEVTDSYIRADHRMVAAIGVKDLVIVETADAVLVTHRDESERVKKIVERLSAMGRHESVTHRKVVRPWGSYESIDQGERFQVKRIIVNPGSSLSLQMHHHRAEHWIVVRGTARVFNGDQVTLLSENQSTYIPLGVTHRLENPGKIPLELIEVQSGSYLGEDDIVRFEDHYGRVAASS; from the coding sequence GTGAACGTATATCCGGTTGTCTTGTGTGGTGGCAGCGGTACCCGGCTCTGGCCGATGTCACGTGGCGGGTACCCGAAGCAATATCTGAGGCTGACGGGCAGTCACACGCTCGTGCAGCAAACGGTACGGCGTTTGCACGGTATGGCGGATGTGAATCCTCCGATCGTGATCACCAATACGGAGCAGCGCTTCCTCGTTGCCGACCAGTTGCGCAGCATTGAAGTGGCGCCTTCGGCAGTCGTGCTCGAGCCGGTGGGAAGGAATACGGCACCGGCGGTGGCCGCCGCCGCGCTGCTCGCACTGGAGCAGACGCCGGATGCGTTGCTGCTCGTGCTGCCTTCGGACCATGTCATTCTCGACGACGCAGTGTTTGCACGAATCGCGTCGACCGCCCGCGACATCGCGAACGAAGGTCACCTGGTGACCTTCGGTATCGAACCGACAAAGCCGCATACCGGTTACGGCTATATTCGCAGCAGCGGCGCACTGGCATCGCATGAAGGTGCCTACGGCGTGGACGCGTTCATCGAGAAACCGGATGGCGCCACGGCGGAGCGGTTTCTCGCGGACGGAGGCTACTACTGGAACAGCGGCATGTTCATGCTCAAGGCGTCCGTGTACCTCGAGGAACTGGCGCGTTTCGAGCCCGCTGTTCTCAAGCAGGTCGAACTGGCGCTCGTGCAGGCGAAGCGCGACGACGATTTCGTGCGACTCGATCCCGCCGCGTTCCAGGAAAGCCCGAACATCTCGATCGACTATGCGGTGATGGAGAAGACCGATCGCGCAGTGATGGTCGCCACGACCGGCCTCAACTGGAGCGACATCGGTTCGTGGGCGGCGCTCGCGGAGATTTCCGCCGCGGACGAGGACGGCAACACCATGCTGGGCGACGTGATGACGGAAGAAGTGACCGACAGCTACATCCGCGCGGATCACCGGATGGTCGCGGCGATCGGCGTCAAGGATCTCGTCATCGTCGAAACAGCGGACGCGGTGCTCGTCACGCATCGCGACGAGTCGGAACGCGTGAAGAAGATCGTCGAACGGCTCAGCGCGATGGGCCGACATGAATCGGTCACGCACCGGAAAGTCGTTCGGCCCTGGGGCTCCTATGAAAGCATCGACCAGGGCGAGCGCTTCCAGGTCAAGCGCATCATCGTGAATCCGGGCTCGTCGCTGAGCCTGCAAATGCATCATCACCGCGCGGAACACTGGATCGTCGTGCGTGGTACGGCACGCGTTTTCAATGGCGATCAGGTGACGCTGCTGAGTGAAAACCAGTCGACCTACATTCCGCTCGGCGTGACGCATCGTCTGGAAAATCCCGGCAAGATTCCGCTCGAACTGATCGAGGTCCAATCCGGGTCCTATCTCGGCGAAGACGACATCGTCCGCTTCGAGGATCACTACGGGCGAGTTGCGGCGTCGTCGTAG
- a CDS encoding glycosyltransferase has product MTIETALRKTLLVIPSINGAKLLERMLPTLRIPGELVVVLDQGSADNTEEVCRRAGVGLRQLGRAHTYTEACNIGAEMARERGCDFVFVANNDITFTTDVMRELLAELLADPDLGIVAPAQILIDKTATQRKLAYRVYWDLETLTFTHDFVLPPGNTKRLEADFCELTLAGVRMSVIDKIGFLDNEYGFYHEDADFGFRVREAGYTCAYLTYSQIEHWTSSTVAEKPSEFKLNYIAKNKQLFAQKFLGHYVSHRNHHSKETNSWNIVNKNLHPYLRRYGLVHPAAPELVFSHPGAKPFDCLYTVWETTRLPEPWLAFKEDYKMVLTSSRWGVEVLKRAGFDRVHYAPLGIESDVFQPWGPSMRFADGKTFLWFASNQYRKGLDVMVKAWRSFHRMRPDARLILMGTGILKAMPSPDSTRIWRNFRIAEYLAEGIAVYESVAGMDEEFLASLYRSVDFTVCSSRSEGFGFGVAESMACGTPAIFGNFSGVADFAIPGALLLNGTEIPADYSDKGFGTIGTWWEPSVEHLATLLLEANDMDATRYRLLSEAGVRAIRAKFSWRECSLSIRRALIEENEGKFAASTARSKASANARGEGGMQRSPSPGGAGWSPAGPGVSMRWKGVVVRGFRRGGFLATFFADRLEQQGWKQALAASSKQLIAPFFRTRAKWLRQRITGEGQVSDQQAPVLPIRFTSEPLELRDGVLFIGYAEGALGLGQAFRANLTAAEAVDLPFAVYPFRVGIESRLIGEYMPHRYDKKHPYDVNVIEVACDQVPAVFRELDPRLLAQSYNILCPYWELSRAPEAWRGNLAHIHEIWAPNTFIADAFAHIFDGPITVMPPAMDDTGGDHPGRAHFGMDEKRFYFMFSFDYYSSPFRKNPLGVLHAFREAFPLGDENVGLVIKSTGAPDHFPDIKAVVSDAMRQDPRILMFDSNMERNEMLGLIRSSDAYVSLHRAEGFGLGMAEAMTFERIVIGTDYSGCTDFLTAETGYPIPYQLRPLAPNEYPWSEGQYWAEPDQDAAVDVMRQVAADPSEGRRRGRIARDRILRSYGSVPVGDAMRDRLEVLWAKRRAERSSRD; this is encoded by the coding sequence ATGACTATTGAAACTGCACTGAGAAAAACCCTGCTCGTCATCCCGTCGATCAACGGCGCCAAGCTTCTGGAGCGCATGCTGCCAACGCTTCGGATTCCTGGCGAACTGGTCGTGGTGCTGGATCAGGGGAGTGCGGACAATACTGAAGAAGTATGTCGCAGGGCAGGTGTCGGCCTGCGACAGCTTGGGCGAGCGCACACTTATACCGAGGCGTGCAACATCGGCGCGGAAATGGCCAGGGAGCGCGGGTGTGATTTTGTCTTTGTCGCCAACAACGACATCACGTTTACGACCGATGTAATGCGCGAGCTACTCGCGGAGCTTTTGGCGGATCCCGACCTCGGCATCGTGGCTCCGGCGCAGATCCTCATCGACAAGACCGCCACGCAGAGAAAGCTGGCTTACCGGGTCTACTGGGATCTCGAGACGCTGACTTTCACTCACGATTTCGTCCTGCCTCCAGGCAATACGAAACGTCTCGAAGCTGATTTTTGCGAGCTGACCCTCGCGGGCGTGCGCATGTCGGTCATCGACAAGATCGGTTTTCTCGACAACGAGTATGGGTTCTATCACGAGGATGCGGACTTTGGCTTTCGCGTGCGGGAAGCCGGATACACCTGCGCGTATCTGACCTACTCGCAGATCGAGCACTGGACGAGTTCGACCGTTGCGGAGAAGCCGAGCGAATTCAAGCTCAACTATATCGCGAAGAACAAGCAACTGTTCGCGCAGAAGTTTCTTGGACACTATGTTTCCCACCGGAATCATCACTCGAAAGAGACGAATTCCTGGAATATCGTCAACAAGAATCTTCATCCGTATTTGAGGCGCTATGGCCTCGTTCATCCGGCTGCGCCGGAGCTTGTCTTTTCACATCCGGGCGCAAAGCCTTTCGACTGTCTTTATACGGTTTGGGAAACCACGCGTTTACCCGAGCCGTGGCTGGCATTCAAAGAGGACTACAAAATGGTACTGACCTCTTCCCGTTGGGGAGTGGAGGTACTGAAGCGTGCCGGTTTCGATCGCGTTCATTACGCCCCTCTCGGCATCGAAAGCGATGTCTTTCAGCCGTGGGGGCCGTCGATGCGCTTTGCGGACGGGAAAACCTTCCTGTGGTTTGCCAGCAATCAGTATCGAAAGGGGCTCGACGTCATGGTCAAGGCATGGCGCTCCTTTCATCGAATGCGGCCTGACGCCAGGCTGATCCTGATGGGTACGGGCATATTGAAAGCCATGCCGAGCCCCGACAGCACGCGCATCTGGAGGAATTTTCGGATTGCCGAGTATCTTGCGGAAGGGATCGCCGTTTACGAAAGCGTCGCAGGCATGGATGAGGAGTTTTTGGCGAGCCTCTATCGCAGCGTGGATTTCACGGTTTGTTCGTCCCGCTCGGAAGGGTTCGGGTTCGGTGTTGCCGAATCCATGGCGTGCGGTACGCCAGCCATTTTCGGGAATTTCAGCGGAGTGGCCGACTTTGCGATTCCCGGTGCGTTGTTGCTGAATGGCACCGAGATCCCGGCCGACTACTCTGACAAGGGTTTCGGCACGATCGGGACCTGGTGGGAGCCTTCCGTCGAACATCTGGCGACGTTGCTGCTGGAAGCAAACGACATGGATGCGACGCGATACCGGCTTCTTTCGGAGGCGGGTGTTCGAGCCATTCGCGCGAAGTTTTCGTGGCGCGAATGCAGTCTGTCGATCCGTAGAGCGCTGATTGAGGAAAACGAAGGAAAATTCGCGGCGTCGACAGCGCGATCGAAGGCGTCGGCGAATGCGCGCGGCGAGGGCGGAATGCAACGGTCGCCGTCGCCTGGTGGGGCAGGCTGGTCCCCGGCCGGTCCGGGCGTGTCCATGAGATGGAAAGGCGTTGTCGTGCGAGGGTTCCGACGTGGCGGCTTTCTGGCGACCTTCTTTGCGGATCGTCTGGAGCAACAGGGCTGGAAGCAAGCGCTCGCCGCATCTTCGAAGCAACTGATCGCTCCGTTTTTCCGGACACGGGCGAAGTGGCTCAGGCAGCGCATCACGGGCGAAGGGCAGGTATCGGATCAGCAGGCGCCGGTTCTCCCCATCCGCTTCACGAGCGAACCGCTGGAGTTGCGGGATGGCGTCCTGTTTATCGGATATGCGGAAGGCGCATTGGGATTGGGGCAGGCATTCCGTGCAAACCTGACGGCGGCCGAAGCGGTTGATTTGCCGTTTGCCGTCTACCCGTTCCGAGTGGGGATCGAAAGCCGCTTGATCGGGGAATACATGCCCCATCGGTACGACAAGAAGCATCCGTATGACGTCAACGTGATCGAGGTCGCCTGCGACCAGGTCCCCGCCGTGTTTCGGGAGCTGGACCCACGACTGTTGGCGCAGTCCTACAACATCCTTTGCCCTTATTGGGAGCTTTCGAGGGCTCCGGAGGCCTGGCGCGGAAATCTTGCCCACATTCACGAAATATGGGCACCCAACACATTCATCGCCGACGCGTTCGCGCATATCTTCGACGGACCGATCACCGTCATGCCACCCGCGATGGACGACACCGGCGGAGACCATCCGGGGCGGGCGCACTTCGGCATGGACGAGAAGCGCTTCTACTTCATGTTCAGCTTCGATTACTATTCGTCGCCATTCCGGAAGAATCCGCTCGGTGTCCTGCATGCATTCCGGGAAGCCTTCCCGCTCGGCGATGAGAATGTCGGGCTGGTGATCAAGTCGACCGGGGCTCCCGATCACTTCCCTGATATCAAGGCTGTCGTTAGCGATGCAATGCGACAGGATCCCCGGATCCTTATGTTCGACTCAAACATGGAGCGCAACGAAATGCTTGGCCTGATCCGTTCGTCGGACGCTTACGTGTCGTTGCACCGTGCCGAGGGTTTCGGGCTCGGCATGGCGGAAGCGATGACGTTCGAGCGCATCGTCATTGGTACCGATTATTCCGGTTGTACCGATTTCCTGACTGCCGAGACAGGCTATCCGATTCCGTACCAGTTGCGGCCGTTGGCGCCAAACGAATATCCGTGGTCTGAAGGGCAGTACTGGGCCGAACCCGATCAGGATGCTGCAGTTGACGTGATGCGACAGGTCGCTGCAGATCCGTCGGAAGGGCGCAGGCGTGGCAGGATTGCACGCGACCGCATCTTGCGCAGCTACGGTTCCGTTCCTGTAGGCGATGCGATGCGTGACCGGCTTGAAGTGCTTTGGGCGAAACGTCGAGCCGAACGGTCGTCACGAGATTGA
- a CDS encoding class I SAM-dependent methyltransferase, which translates to MTVDQLKQTVKRFARPLLRPLLFRLNRPLILIEPRLQHLENELRSSFATTDRLKQECSRSQRTIDDLTKVWLRVRNDMSGIDNRLTHLSDIEARLDPVIATAVEKRFESVANSSAKSIDGLRQDMAQRGAQVDETLRYLLDRVEFVRREMMYELSYGAGRNASPGAVSSDVVAKVLAPGKVEQARAAGSFKVNLGCGHIAMPEYINVDAREVPGVDVVADVGGLPFDKGSVDEVFSSHLVEHFPQEELRRRLLPHWRSMLKPGGRLRAIVPDGDAMLKGVAAGSYSFDDFREVLFGSQDYNGDFHFNLLTPESLTKLLEESGFGQVEVPVRGRRNGQCFEFELSAIRLGSMDEHQ; encoded by the coding sequence ATGACTGTGGACCAACTGAAGCAAACCGTGAAACGCTTTGCGCGACCTTTACTACGTCCGTTGCTGTTTCGCTTGAATCGGCCGTTGATCTTGATCGAGCCTCGGCTCCAACATCTCGAGAACGAACTGCGATCGTCGTTTGCAACCACGGATCGTCTGAAGCAGGAGTGCAGCCGAAGCCAGCGGACGATCGACGACCTGACCAAGGTCTGGTTGCGGGTGCGCAATGACATGAGCGGAATCGACAATCGGCTCACGCATCTGTCGGACATCGAAGCGCGGCTCGACCCGGTTATCGCGACGGCGGTCGAAAAGCGCTTTGAATCAGTGGCGAACAGCTCTGCGAAGTCGATCGACGGTCTTCGACAAGACATGGCGCAGCGCGGTGCCCAAGTCGACGAGACCTTGCGCTACTTGCTCGATCGCGTCGAATTCGTGCGTCGCGAAATGATGTACGAACTGAGTTATGGCGCCGGACGCAACGCCAGCCCGGGCGCCGTGTCGAGTGATGTCGTCGCGAAGGTGTTGGCGCCGGGCAAAGTGGAACAGGCCAGGGCCGCGGGTAGCTTCAAGGTCAATCTGGGGTGTGGTCACATCGCGATGCCGGAGTACATCAATGTCGACGCCCGTGAGGTTCCGGGCGTGGACGTGGTGGCCGATGTCGGCGGCCTGCCTTTCGACAAGGGGAGTGTCGACGAAGTGTTTTCGTCGCATCTCGTCGAGCATTTTCCGCAAGAGGAATTACGTCGGCGATTGTTGCCGCACTGGCGGTCCATGCTGAAACCCGGTGGACGCTTGCGCGCGATCGTGCCCGATGGCGACGCGATGCTCAAGGGGGTCGCGGCAGGAAGCTACTCTTTCGATGACTTCCGCGAAGTGTTGTTCGGAAGTCAGGACTACAACGGCGATTTCCATTTCAACCTGTTGACACCCGAAAGTCTCACGAAATTGCTCGAAGAATCCGGATTCGGGCAGGTCGAAGTGCCTGTTCGTGGTCGCCGCAACGGCCAGTGCTTCGAATTCGAGCTGTCCGCGATCCGCTTGGGATCGATGGACGAACATCAATGA
- a CDS encoding glycosyltransferase family 4 protein, with the protein MLNRNRHVYPSLEDPIVLSDIKKRRRRILIVSNLFPPHVLGGAEVVARRQALGLAASGCDVVVFAGRIAENADARGRLDREDDEGMVVWRTSVTSFEANDNFRNDRVAEHFRAILNSEQPDLVHFHNMAGLGMHLIPLARRRGIPVVVTLHDLWGVCYRGTKLRDDGSICGNTEECGTHCSASIRPHDLAHPVPMRLRRDYVTWCLGHASALVSPSVSLADAYVQAGAAQRERTFVISNGIDLRPFREMKRVPSAATRFLCVAYMGEHKGIPDLIEAAKRLAGDVSLKGRWSLTIAGDGHLLEDVRRQIAELGLSETVQCLGRVPRDRIIELMSASDVIVLPSRWPENEPVSLLEAMAAGMAQLATDVGGIGALIEPGKTGTLVPPSAPDRLAEAMQAYIDAPERAREEGQRNVARREGYAEEAAVARLLDVYEDVLANPRSLPGEPVVLCAGGAPGSEIVDAVQSLHRTEDEVGAGRRVRLLWHDWLPADAWADAAAFWNWSEDIEFAAALQAIRWGLPIIVSAECKPLAMVGQMFGGVRAVESDADVRGALASVAVDPAALPRAWNSRGAADMLAAIAPQASFHIPCPDIWP; encoded by the coding sequence GTGCTGAATCGCAACCGGCATGTGTACCCGTCATTAGAAGATCCAATCGTGCTTTCAGATATCAAGAAGCGCCGCAGGCGAATCCTTATCGTCAGCAATCTATTTCCGCCGCACGTGTTGGGCGGCGCGGAGGTCGTGGCTCGGCGACAGGCGCTCGGCCTTGCGGCGAGCGGTTGCGACGTGGTCGTATTTGCGGGAAGAATTGCGGAAAACGCAGATGCCCGGGGACGTCTCGATCGGGAGGACGACGAAGGGATGGTGGTGTGGCGCACCAGCGTGACATCGTTCGAAGCCAACGACAATTTCAGGAACGACCGCGTCGCTGAGCACTTCAGGGCCATATTGAATTCGGAGCAGCCAGACCTGGTCCACTTTCACAATATGGCCGGTCTCGGGATGCATCTCATTCCATTGGCGCGTCGCCGAGGCATTCCGGTGGTGGTCACGCTCCATGACCTGTGGGGGGTTTGCTACCGCGGCACGAAGCTTCGCGACGACGGTTCGATCTGCGGCAACACGGAAGAGTGCGGAACCCATTGCAGCGCATCGATTCGCCCGCATGATCTGGCGCACCCGGTGCCGATGCGTTTGCGGCGTGATTATGTCACCTGGTGTCTCGGGCACGCTTCGGCGCTCGTGTCGCCGAGCGTTTCCCTCGCCGACGCATACGTGCAAGCGGGCGCGGCCCAGCGCGAGCGAACCTTCGTGATTTCGAACGGCATCGATCTTCGCCCGTTTCGGGAGATGAAGCGCGTGCCTTCTGCGGCGACCCGCTTTCTGTGCGTCGCCTACATGGGGGAGCACAAGGGGATTCCCGATCTCATCGAAGCGGCGAAACGTCTGGCTGGTGACGTGTCGTTGAAAGGGCGCTGGTCGCTCACCATCGCGGGTGACGGCCACTTGCTCGAAGACGTCAGGCGTCAGATTGCCGAATTGGGGCTCAGCGAGACCGTCCAGTGCCTGGGGCGCGTGCCGCGCGACCGGATCATTGAATTGATGAGCGCCAGCGACGTGATCGTGTTGCCTTCGCGGTGGCCCGAGAACGAGCCTGTATCGCTTCTCGAGGCGATGGCGGCGGGGATGGCGCAACTGGCGACGGACGTGGGCGGCATCGGCGCGTTGATCGAGCCGGGAAAGACGGGGACGCTCGTGCCGCCATCGGCTCCGGACCGGCTTGCCGAAGCGATGCAGGCATACATCGACGCCCCCGAGCGCGCGCGCGAAGAGGGCCAAAGGAACGTGGCTCGTCGCGAAGGATATGCGGAAGAAGCCGCAGTCGCGCGCTTGCTCGACGTCTATGAGGACGTGCTGGCGAATCCGCGCTCATTGCCCGGCGAACCGGTGGTGCTGTGCGCGGGTGGCGCGCCGGGCAGTGAAATCGTCGATGCGGTGCAGTCGCTCCATCGGACGGAAGACGAGGTCGGCGCAGGGCGACGCGTGCGCTTGCTGTGGCACGACTGGTTGCCGGCGGACGCGTGGGCCGACGCTGCCGCCTTCTGGAACTGGAGCGAGGACATCGAGTTTGCGGCGGCATTGCAGGCCATCCGATGGGGATTGCCGATCATTGTCTCCGCCGAATGCAAACCCCTGGCGATGGTAGGACAGATGTTCGGTGGCGTTCGTGCCGTCGAGTCCGATGCCGACGTCCGGGGCGCGCTGGCAAGCGTCGCGGTCGATCCTGCGGCATTGCCTCGTGCGTGGAATTCGCGAGGCGCCGCCGACATGCTTGCGGCAATCGCGCCGCAAGCGTCCTTCCATATCCCTTGCCCGGACATTTGGCCATGA